Genomic segment of Rhodococcus sp. W8901:
TGTCGATGTTCAGTCCGGCATTCGCGGCGAATGCCGTGCCGATCGAGCAGATGCCACCGGCGGTTGCCGCGGCGGCGCACGTCGACCACGTGGTGGAGTTGACGGATCAGCGCACGGCACTGTTCGTGTTCTCGCCGGCGATGAACAAGGTCGTCCAGGTGCAGATCCTGCATCCGAAGGGCGCGGCCGCACGGCCGTCGCTGTATCTGCTCGACGGTGTCAGCGCCGGATCCGAGTCGGACTACCAGGAGAGCACCTGGACGCAGAAGACCGATGCCGTCGAGTTCTTCGCGGACAAGAACGTCAACGTCGTCCTGCCCGTCGGTGGCACGGCCGGCTACTACACCGACTGGGAGCGAATCGATCCCGTTCTCGGTGAAAACCGTTGGGAGACATTCCTGACTCGCGAGCTGCCGCCGATCGTCGACGGGCGGTTCCGGGGCAACGGCGTCAACGCGATCGCCGGCCTGTCGATGGGTGCACAGGGCGCGATGACACTCGTCGCCCGCAATCCCGACCTCTACCGCGGGGTCGCCGCGCTCAGCGGTTGCATGGACACCGGCCGCGTCGAATCGCAGGCCGCGGTGCGCGGCACCGTCGCGTCGAAGGGCGGCGACGCCGACAACATGTGGGGGACGCCGGGCGACCCGGCGTGGCCCGCACACGATCCATCCGTGAACGCGGAACAGTTGCGTGGCAAGGACATCTTCGTCTCCACCGGCAACGGGCTGGCGGGCCCGTACGAGCTCGGCGCACCCGATGCGCTCGAGAAGGTGGTCGTCGGCGGGCCGCTCGAAGCAGCGTCGCACTCGTGTACCCAGCTGTTCGACGGCAGGCTGGCGCAACTCGGCATCCCGGCCACATTCCTGTACCGCC
This window contains:
- a CDS encoding alpha/beta hydrolase, which translates into the protein MGRSAMTTVGLTAALSMFSPAFAANAVPIEQMPPAVAAAAHVDHVVELTDQRTALFVFSPAMNKVVQVQILHPKGAAARPSLYLLDGVSAGSESDYQESTWTQKTDAVEFFADKNVNVVLPVGGTAGYYTDWERIDPVLGENRWETFLTRELPPIVDGRFRGNGVNAIAGLSMGAQGAMTLVARNPDLYRGVAALSGCMDTGRVESQAAVRGTVASKGGDADNMWGTPGDPAWPAHDPSVNAEQLRGKDIFVSTGNGLAGPYELGAPDALEKVVVGGPLEAASHSCTQLFDGRLAQLGIPATFLYRPYGTHSWPYWQDDLREAWPTLARALGI